CTGCCAGCGCCGCTCTGGGTACAGCAGCTGGGGGATCTGGGAGTAATGGGGAacactgggagaactgggagtactgggagaGGGgcctgggagcactggggagctgccagtgccatactggggatactgggggagcactgggggcctggcagtgccactttgggtgaggggctgggggagttCCACAGGTgctggggggtcccagggagTCCCAGGGGGTCCCGTAGGTTCTGGGGTTCCCGTGGGGGTCCCATGGGTgctggggggtcccagggggtcCCGTGGGTGCCGGggtcccactgtcccctccccgcAGACGACGGGCgcctggaggagctgaaggCGTCGCTGCCGAGCCCCGAGGAGCTGCCGGGATTCCGCATGTTCCCCATCGACTTCGAGAAGGTGGGGGCTGCCCCAcaatccccccagtgccccccaacACCCCCTGTGTGACCCACAACCCCCCTAGTGCCCCCCAACACCCCCTGTGTGACCCACAacacccccagtgccccccaacACCCCCTGTGTGCCCCCCAACACCCCCTCAGTGCCCCACAaccccccccagtgccccccagcaccccctcaGTGCCCCACAACACCCATGGGTGCTGCCCCACAAccctcccactgccccccaACACCCACTGTGTGCCTCACAACCCCCTCAGTGCCTCACAACACCCATGGGTGCCCCACAACCCCCCTCAATGCCCCCCAACACACTCAGTGCCCCACAACCCCCCTAGTGCCCCACAACACCCCTGTGTGCCCCCCAACCCCTGTGGGTGCTGCCCCAcaatccccccagtgccccccaacACCCCCTCAAtgtcccccaaaaccccctcagTGCCCCACAAccctcccactgccccccaACACCCGCTGTGTGCCCCCCAACCCCCCTAGTGCCCCACAACACCCCCTGTGTGCCCCCCCAACCCCTGTGGGTGCTGCCCCCCAACCCCCCCCGGGTGCTGCCCCCCAACCCCTgggtccccaaaccccccttggctgctccctgggtgccccccaaacccctctgggtGCCCCCCGTGTGCCCCCAGGACGATGACTCCAATTTCCACATGGATTTCATCGTGGCCGCCTCCAACCTGCGGGCGGAGAACTACGACATCCCCCCGGCCGACCGGCAcaaggtgggcactgggagctctggggatactgggacaggggctgggggcactgggggatactgggacaggggctggaggcactggggtcactgggagaggggctgggagaggcactgggaaagggactgggggcactgggagagggactgggagcactgggaaagggactgggggcactgggagaggggctgggggcactgggaaagggactggggatactgggagaggggctgggggcactggggtactgggacaggggctggaggCACTGGGGGATACTGAGAgaggggctggtggcactgggagaggggctgggggcactgggggatactgggacaggggctggggatactgggagaggggctggggaatactgggagaggggctggggatactgggagaggggctgggagcactgggaaagggactgggggcactgggagaggggctgggggcactgggagcactgggagagggaCTGGGGCCACTGGTGTGCACTGGAGGacactggggagcactggggggcactagggggacactggggagcactgggaacactgaGGGGCACTGGTGGCACTAGGAGAgtggctgggagcactgggagaagggctgggggacactgggaatgctgggggaACACTGGGGGGATGCCAGTGTCACCCTGGGTgatgggctgggggcactgggaacactgggagagCACTGGGGAGGGCACTGGGTGGGGGCTGCCATAAATCCCtcaaactttttgtttttttttatcatcCCCCTAAatccctgttttttttctttgatttcttccCACGCTCAGAGCAAACTGATCGCGGGGAAGATCATCCCGGCCATCGCCACCACCACAGCGGCCGTGGTGGGGCTGGCCTGCCTGGAGCTCTTCAAGCTGGTGCAGGGGCACCGCCGGCTCAGCTCCTACAAAAACGCTTTCCTCAACCTGGCCCTGCCCTTCGTGGGCTTCTCCGAGCCCCTGGCCTGCCCCCGAAACAAGGTGGGGGAAGAGAGGGGCTTGGGGTCGTGCggggtggggctggagggggtttggggtcattGTGGGGTCGTGGGGGGGAGGGTAGAGGAGATTTGGGGTCCTTGTGGGGTCATGGGGACACGGgcagaggggatttggggtctctgtgggggtggggggtgaggctggaggggatttggggtcctggggggtgagggcagagggggtttggggtccttGTGGGGTCATGGGGACATGGgcagaggggatttggggtgactGTAGGGATGGGGGTCATTCCCAGATGGAATTTGGGGTCACAGTAGGGTCAGGCTTCTCTTCCAGAGGGGATTTGTGGTCACACTGGGTTTGGGGGTCACTCCCcaaggggatttgggatcacaCTGGGTTTGGGGGTCACTCCCcaaggggatttgggatcacaCTGGGTTTGGGGGTCACTCCccaaggggatttggggtcgcAGTGGGGCCCAGCTTCACTCccagagggaatttggggtcacAGTAGGGTCAGACTTTGCtcccaggggggtttggggtcgCAGTGGGTTTGGGGGTCACTCCCAGGGGGGTTTAGGGGTCACtcccaggggggtttggggtcgcagtgggtttgggggtcactcccaggggggtttggggttgcagtgggtttgggggtcactcccaggggggtttggggtcacagTGGGTTTGGCGTCAGtcccagaggggtttggggtcacaGTGGGTTTGGGGGTCAGTCCCAGAGGGGTCTGGGGTCCCCCCTGGCTCTGAGCCCCCCGCCCCATCCCCAGTACTACGAGGTGGAGTGGACGCTGTGGGACCGGTTCGaggtgcaggggctgcagcccgaCGGGCAGGAGATGACCCTGCGCCAGTTCCTCGCCTACTTCAAGGTactgggagccactgggagggactgggagccactgggagGGGGGCAGGGGACAACTGAGGGACCCCGACCAAGAGGGGAGTGCGAGGAAAAGGCGAAGGGTCAAGGTCCTGCAGTGGCCGATGTCCCCAAGCCCCACTGACCCTGCAGTGACCAATGTCCCCAAGCCCCACTGACCCCTGCAGTGGCCGATGTCCCCAAGCCCCACTGACCCCTGCAGTGACCAATGTCCCCAAGCCCCACTGACCCCTGCAGTGACCAATGTCCCCAAGCCCCACTGACCCCTGCACTGGCCGATGTCCCCAGGCCCTGCTGACCCCCATGGTGGCCGATGTCCCCAAGCCCCACTGACCCCTGCACTGGCCGATGTCCCCAGGCCCTGCtgaccccctgtcccccctgtccctcctgtcccctgcagAAGGAGCACCGGCTGGAGATCACCATGCTGTCCCAGGGCGTGTCCATGCTCTACTCCTTCTTCATGCCGGCGGCGAAACTGCGCGAGCGCCACGACCAACCGTAGGGCTGGGGACAATGGGtacactggggacagtggggacatcagggacactggggacacagaggacactggggacagtggggacatcagggacagtggggacagtggggacatccAGGGATagtgggggacagtggggatagtggggacactggggacacgggatagtggggacacaggggacactggggacacaggggatagtggggacatcagggacagtggggacactggggacatcggggacatcagggacactggggacacaggggatagtggggacatcagggacactggggacaccggggacactgggggacacaggggatagtggggatactggggacattggggacagtggggacatcggggacacaggggacagtggggacatccAGGGATAGTGGGGGAtagtggggacactggggacatctggggacaatggagacactgggggacactggagacagggacactggggacattggagACACTGGGGAtagtggggacagcagggacactgggagaACACTGTCCTGTGGTGGGGGGACGTGTCctgggtggggacagggtgtggccgtgtcccctccctgtgtgAGCCCATCCCCTGTgggtgtcccctcctgtccctgtgccacgtgtccctgccgtgtccccactgtccctgcagggtgacagAAATCACAGCTCACATCCTGCCATGTGCCCAtgtccctgcagggtgacagACACTATCCCCCATGTCCCTCATGTCCCCTCAGGGTGACAGACCTGCTGTGtcctctgtccccacagagTGACAGACactgtcccccatgtcccctcatgtcccctgtccccccagagTGACAGACACTGTCCCCCACGTCCCCtcatgtcccctgtccccccaggaTGACAGACGCTGTCCctcatgtccccagtgtcccccacaCCCTCTCATGTCCCCGCTgttgtcccctgtccccacggAGTGAGACACTGTCCCCCATGTCGCCtcatgtccccactgtcccctgaCGCCCCTGTCCCCCTAGGGTGGCAGACACTGTCCCCTCATGTCCCTACTGTCCCCTGACACCCCTGTCTCCCTAGGATGACAGACTGTCCCCCATGTCCCTtgtccccccctcccctcatGTCCCCTGTTCCACCAGAATGACAGACACTGTCCCTCATGTTCCTGCTGTCCCACCCATCCCCTCATGTCCCTTGTCACCCCCTTCCCTCATGTCCCCTGTTCCACCAGGACAGACACTGTCCCtcatgtccctgctgtcccccatcccctcatgtcccctgtccccccagggTGACAGACACTGTCCCtcatgtcccctgtccccgcaggaTGACGGAGATCGTCATGCGGGTGTCCAAGAAGAAGCTGGGCCGCCACGTCAAGGCGCTGGTGTTCGAGCTCTGCTGCAACGACGACAGCGACGCCGACATCGAGGTGCCCTACGTGCGCTACACCTTCCGCTAGGGggcgcccggccccgccccccgcccggccaCGCCCCCGGCacaggccccgcccccggcacgccccgccccctccccatAGTCGTTGTTGTGTCGGCCCCGCCCCCGGGATgggggtggggtttgggggcgGGGCGAGGGCCCCGCCCAATAAACATAGACCTTGGCAAAAAGGGGCGTGTCTGAGTCACGTGGTGCTGGTGTGGAATGGCCCGGTGGTGGCACTGGCACGTGACAGGGGCGACAAATGACCCCgtggtggcactgccatggcCAGCACCTGACAGGGGTGACAAATGACCCCGTGGTGACATCATCAGTGACAAATGACTCCgtggtggcactgccatggcCAGCACCTGACAGGGCTGACAAATGACCCGGtggtggcactggcacagctggcacctggcagcagtgacaaatTACCCCATGGTGGCActggccatggtgacactggcacagccagcacatgACAGCGGTGACAAATGACCCTGCAGTGGCACCAGGTTGGCAGCAAGTTGGGGACACCACGGTGGCTTTATTGGCGGTGGTGACACGGAGGGACCCTCCTTGGTGACATCACGCAGGGCTCGGTGTCACCTGCCAAGtcctcagtgtcacctgcagGCCTTGGGGACCTGTGAAGGGTCAGCACAGCCCCgtgtcacctgtgtcccctGGCTCACggtgtcacctgtgtccccgtgtgtcaCCTGCAGACGTGTCCTCGCTGTTGATGTCACGCAGTCACTGAGGTGGCTGTGTCACCCTcggtgtccccagctgtccccgTGGGGgtctggctgtccctgctgtccccgctgtccccagccaggtgACATTTCTGCCGCAGCAGTTGCCGGTACCGGGCGGCCGCAGCTTCCACGGTGGCCTGGAGCTCGGCCACCTCCACGGCCAGCGTcacccctggggacagaggggacaccagggggaCAAGGAGGTCATGGGGGTCATGACCTTtatccctccctccccagttTTGGGCACTCCCCACATTTCCCCCATTCTAGGGACCCCTCAGGTTTGGGGATCCTGTTTTTGGGGAtcccccagttcctcccagtccTCACCCTTCTGGAAGCTTCCCTGGGCCTGCCGCAGGCTGGGGGGCACCAGgaccccaaaccagcccagggGGTCTGAGGGGGGCCGGGTGGGGGTCCCCCCTTTTTCTGGGGCTCCCCGGCGGTGCCGCAGCCctgggggagagagaaaaatcagagacccctccccaaaaaacaactcagcaccccaaattcccccccaGCACCCATGGGTGACATCCCCAGAACCCCCAGtctgtccccagcacccactggggacattttggggacccccccaCACCCACAGCCCCCCTCTCACCATCACCCCCCCCCTGCTGGGGGTCGGGGTCCTCGGGGTCCCCCCCAGTTCCTGGAACCTCCTCAAAGTGGGGGCGTCCCTCGGGGTCCTGCCTGGGGGTgacacagtggggacagtgtCACCAGCACGCCCTGGTGTCCCTTTGCCACCACAGGGACATCCCATTGTCACCCCCCTGCACTCTTACACCTCAtcagtgtcacctctgtgtcactTCCCCAAactggggacaccccagtgtgtccccaatgtccctccctgtgtcactgtcacctcaagtgtccccagtgtccctccctgtgtccctgtcaccccccccgtgtgtccccaatatccctccctgtgtccctgtcaccttgagtgtccccagtgtccctccgtgtccctgtcaccccccagtgagtgtccccagtgtccctccctgtgtccctgttaCCCCCACTGAGTGTCCCCAAtgttcctgtgtccctgtcaccccccaCTGAGTGTCCCCAATatccctccctgtgtccctgtcaccccc
This sequence is a window from Oenanthe melanoleuca isolate GR-GAL-2019-014 chromosome 25, OMel1.0, whole genome shotgun sequence. Protein-coding genes within it:
- the CCDC115 gene encoding coiled-coil domain-containing protein 115; this encodes MDGSLSLSLDAAALEVMEALELLQQRREQLEQHLRQGWLSLAQTRYSLGCHRVSSLQYGATMVPRVRVCHRQDPEGRPHFEEVPGTGGDPEDPDPQQGGGDGLRHRRGAPEKGGTPTRPPSDPLGWFGVLVPPSLRQAQGSFQKGVTLAVEVAELQATVEAAAARYRQLLRQKCHLAGDSGDSRDSQTPTGTAGDTEGDTATSVTA